In one Pseudodesulfovibrio tunisiensis genomic region, the following are encoded:
- a CDS encoding DMT family transporter, with translation MLRMLSPGVRFMLLGVTLFCLGSLLVKIAGQRLPASEILFCRGVIGLGVCWSILRRTGVGESLLGNRRWLLVFRGLFGFLSLYFTFQAMILLPLADSMTIVQARPVIIALLAAIFLHEAMSGRTIIAMFISLAGVAIICRPSFLFGMADPLDPAGVALALAAMVVSAMSIVTVRALTRTEHPAIVMIYQPYATVLGTPLMAATWVMPQGWEWAMLLGVGLLMNAGQYFMTRGYALEPAGRLSAVGYIQIVEAAFLSWLFLDDAPDIWTWAGAALIIGGTLYIGQHKHHEE, from the coding sequence ATGCTTCGGATGCTTTCCCCGGGCGTCAGGTTCATGCTTCTCGGCGTGACCCTGTTCTGTCTGGGGTCTCTTTTGGTCAAGATTGCGGGCCAGCGTCTTCCGGCCTCGGAAATCCTGTTCTGTCGCGGCGTGATCGGACTCGGCGTGTGCTGGAGCATCCTGCGCCGGACCGGGGTCGGGGAATCCCTGCTTGGCAACCGCCGCTGGCTGCTCGTGTTTCGTGGTCTGTTCGGATTCCTGTCCCTCTACTTCACGTTTCAGGCCATGATCCTGCTGCCTTTGGCCGACTCCATGACCATTGTGCAGGCCCGGCCCGTGATCATTGCGCTGCTCGCCGCCATCTTCCTGCACGAGGCCATGTCCGGCCGGACCATCATTGCCATGTTCATCAGTCTGGCCGGGGTCGCCATCATCTGCCGCCCCTCGTTCCTGTTCGGCATGGCCGATCCGCTCGATCCCGCGGGCGTGGCGCTCGCCCTTGCCGCCATGGTCGTCTCCGCCATGTCCATCGTCACGGTGCGCGCCCTGACCAGAACCGAACATCCCGCCATCGTCATGATCTACCAGCCCTATGCCACCGTGCTTGGAACCCCGCTCATGGCCGCCACATGGGTCATGCCGCAGGGCTGGGAATGGGCCATGCTGCTCGGCGTGGGACTGCTCATGAACGCGGGCCAGTATTTCATGACCCGGGGCTACGCCCTTGAACCCGCAGGCAGACTCTCGGCCGTGGGCTACATCCAGATTGTCGAAGCCGCCTTTCTGAGCTGGCTGTTCCTTGATGACGCCCCGGACATCTGGACCTGGGCCGGGGCCGCACTCATCATCGGCGGTACCCTGTACATCGGGCAGCACAAACACCATGAGGAATAA
- a CDS encoding HD-GYP domain-containing protein, whose translation MIPLKGRENLLRLIREIAGGTYSDDIMELTGPGYPPEIREIAEAVGMMMVRIEAREYHLEQLAEQLKANSLKTVTAIATALGERDAYTAGHGDRVGAYAARLGQRLGLDADTVEQLRIAGILHDIGKIGFSDTIFSNEDTSLNKDMLLEIRSHPQWSYNILQDLDFLGPVLEYVYDHHERLDGKGYPRGLRDGEIPLGARILAVVDCFDAMTTNRPYQPGRTPQHALAVLGEMAGSALDPDVVEAFMDDIEQNGMES comes from the coding sequence ATGATCCCGCTCAAGGGCCGGGAAAACCTGCTGCGGCTGATCAGGGAAATCGCCGGGGGCACGTATTCCGACGATATCATGGAACTGACCGGCCCGGGCTATCCCCCGGAAATTCGGGAAATCGCCGAGGCCGTGGGCATGATGATGGTCCGCATCGAGGCAAGGGAATATCACCTTGAACAGCTCGCCGAGCAGCTCAAGGCCAATTCCCTCAAGACCGTGACCGCCATTGCCACGGCCCTTGGCGAACGCGATGCCTATACCGCCGGGCACGGCGACCGTGTCGGCGCGTATGCGGCCCGGCTCGGCCAGCGGCTCGGGCTGGATGCCGACACCGTGGAACAGCTTCGCATTGCCGGCATCCTGCACGACATCGGCAAGATCGGGTTCAGCGACACCATCTTTTCCAACGAGGACACCAGCCTGAACAAGGACATGCTCCTTGAGATCCGCAGCCATCCGCAATGGAGCTACAACATCCTTCAGGATCTGGATTTTCTCGGTCCGGTCCTCGAATACGTGTACGACCACCACGAACGGCTGGACGGCAAGGGCTACCCGCGTGGTCTGCGCGACGGGGAAATTCCGCTCGGCGCGCGCATTCTTGCCGTGGTGGACTGCTTTGACGCCATGACCACGAATCGGCCCTATCAGCCCGGACGAACGCCCCAGCATGCCCTTGCCGTGCTCGGCGAAATGGCCGGAAGCGCTCTGGACCCGGACGTGGTGGAGGCGTTTATGGACGACATCGAACAAAACGGCATGGAATCCTAG
- a CDS encoding SDR family oxidoreductase, with protein MKRIFVAGAAGNMGREVVRELKERGLEPVAGVHSPDKADAFAQQGIEARTFDFQDTDTLEQAMQECDGLFLMSPFSQTLARFGNNAVKAAKSSGVKHIVRASGYGVSSDAHWRLGRELGMVDQYVEDSKIPFTILRPNHFMQLFSGVYCASIRENGVIAVPEEQAKISYIDVRDIAACVGAVFADSEAHAERTYALTGPAPLSLADVARQIAEASGRDVRYDSVPEDDYVRALKDSGLSEWNVSMLVSLTRVVKLGLAANVTHAVEHLTGRPARTFADFVRENAAVWK; from the coding sequence ATGAAACGGATTTTCGTGGCCGGTGCTGCCGGCAACATGGGCAGGGAAGTCGTCAGGGAACTGAAGGAACGCGGTCTGGAGCCCGTTGCCGGAGTGCATTCCCCGGACAAGGCGGACGCCTTTGCCCAGCAGGGCATTGAAGCGCGCACATTCGATTTTCAGGACACGGACACTCTTGAACAGGCCATGCAGGAGTGCGACGGCCTGTTTCTCATGAGCCCGTTCAGCCAGACGCTGGCCCGGTTCGGGAACAATGCGGTCAAGGCCGCCAAAAGTTCGGGAGTGAAGCACATTGTGCGCGCTTCCGGATACGGAGTCAGCTCGGATGCGCACTGGCGACTGGGCCGGGAACTCGGCATGGTCGATCAGTATGTCGAGGATTCGAAAATCCCGTTCACCATTCTGCGGCCCAATCATTTCATGCAGCTCTTTTCCGGCGTCTACTGCGCGTCCATTCGCGAGAACGGCGTCATTGCCGTGCCCGAGGAACAGGCAAAGATCAGCTACATCGACGTGCGCGACATTGCTGCCTGCGTTGGGGCCGTCTTTGCCGATTCCGAAGCCCATGCCGAACGCACCTACGCCCTGACCGGGCCCGCCCCCCTGTCCCTTGCCGACGTGGCCCGGCAGATTGCCGAGGCTTCGGGACGTGATGTGCGCTACGATTCCGTGCCCGAGGACGACTATGTGCGTGCGCTCAAGGATTCCGGACTGTCCGAATGGAACGTGAGCATGCTCGTCAGCCTCACCCGCGTGGTCAAGCTCGGACTGGCTGCCAACGTGACCCATGCCGTGGAACACCTGACCGGCAGGCCCGCGCGTACCTTCGCGGATTTCGTCCGGGAAAACGCGGCTGTCTGGAAGTAG